ATACTAAAACGTAACGCCGTGCAACATCGCGGTAAAGATTACCAAGTTGTTTGCCAGTTCCTTCATCTAATAACTGGTGTATTGTTCGGGCTTCTGCTTCTGGTAGTAAATCTGCTAAGGTATCTCTCAACGCCTCTAAGCCATAAAACACGGGGGTGTAACCGTCTTCTTCCAGGGTGAAGTCAATCAGGACAGCGCGATCGCATAATTTCCCAAAAGCTTGCTGCATTGCAGTGAATGCCCGGTTAACCTCTTCAAAATCTGGTGGATATGCTGGATGATCATCTGTACCAGGAGGATAAACCTCATGCAAGCAAGTCACCGCTAGTAGACAGGGAATATCTGGATACTTGTGACGCAATTGTTGAGTAATTTGTCGCAACGTATCAGTTGCAAAATCATTGATCTTAACCGTGAGAATCAAGATTTTGGCGCGACGACTCTCTTGTTGTAAATCTCCAACCAATTCCTGAACAATGACTTCAGTATCCTGGTTTACATCTCCCAGCCCGACGGTATCTGTAAAAATAAGTAGTGGCAAGTCAGCCGAAGGGTAGGCGTAACGCTCGGTGTGTTGTGTGTGTGGACGAAATCCTTGACCGACAATCTCCGCTGAAACTCCCGTCAGTCCTCGCACAATCGAACTTTTTCCTGCTTGCGGCTTACCAATAAAAAGGGCTTCAGTGGTTGGCAATTCTGCTCGAATTGTCTCCAGAATCTCTGCAACCTGGGCTTCACTAACGCTAAACCACCCAACAACCGTCTGTGATATTTTATCTACGGGTAGTCGTTTCATCAAGCGTGCTGTTGTCTGGTTCCAAACACCTGAAATCTGGTTTGTTAATGAACCATCAACTGGCTTTGTTGTCAAATCAGTTGGTTCACTTGATTGTTGAGAATCGGTGGATGGTAAATCAGGATCACGTTGTTCAGTCATTTGCATCAAAACGGCAGCACGCCCTGAAGAACTTTATTATTTGCCAGTATCAAGATTTAGGATAGCAAACAGTGAACATGATATGCCTCCTTCTTTCCTGTTGCTTTTTTCCTATTCCCTATTCCTTGTTGCCTATTTCTTGTTCCCTGTTCCCTGTTCCCTGTTCCCTGTTCCCTTTTTATAAGACTGCCAAATTTTATCTCCTCCCCAAATCAAGATTCCTACAACAACTCCGAAAAGGAGACTGTAACAAATGGATAAGGTGAAGCGATGAGGATGAGCTGTGGAAAAGGGAGGTAACACGGGGTCTTCTTTTGTGACGAGGGCGTAACTAGATGCCATAATTCCAGCAGAACCGATCGCACTACCTACGGCGAGAATCGTGATTTCGAGATTGCGATCGCTCTTTTCTTTCTTCTCCTCGGCAATGCGATCGCTCTTCGCCCTATCTATCGCCACACGCCCCCGGATTGAAGCTATAGCCTTATCCAGCAAGCTTGAACCATGATGAAAATATCCCAAGTCTGCTTTTATCTGTTCCTGAAAATAAGCACAGTTTTCCAGGCTAAATTTTTCTAAAAAACTAATATCTTCATCTTTAATCATACCACGAATTTGTTCCAATCTATCAGCATAATCTAGAGAATTTATCGCAATTGTATTTTGGTATGCTTCGAGATATCGCAGCAGATTGGCATAGTCTAAAGCAGTTTTGGGAAGTGTTTTTAATTTCTCGCTTAATTGGTCTAATTCGCATTCTGTTAATTGCTGATTGCCAAACTTTTCTAATGTTTTAATTTCTTCTTCTATTTTGCTATATTCTTGATTGGTGTCCTGATAAACCTGACGGCTTTGTCGAAAAGCTTCTACGACTTTGGCGCGAAAGAAAAATAAATCAAATAATTGCTCTTGATAAAAACCAAATTTCTCTTCCGCTTCTGGATGGCTGAAAAACCAAACTAAAATATGACGGTAATTGCTCAATTGACTAAAAAGTCCATATTCAAAAATGGGGCTACCAAAAAGAGTGTCGGAACGAGCAAATGGAGGTATGATATAGCTTTGAGGGAATAAAGCTTTGAGACATTCATCAGCAAGATTTTTCAAAGCTTTGTGATTTTGAGGATCTTGTTCTGATGACAACCAAGCAGTAATGATGAGAGTTTCACCAAGAAAGTTCTTATTACCATTTAAGAGCAAACAATTCTCTGGGTTGAGTTGACGCAGAAGCTGAATATCGACATCCTCAGTTCTTTGACCATTTTCTTCTTGAGGACGGCGCAGGTTTAACCACAGTCCGTAACTATCATAAAGTCTTAGCGGATAGGCAAATCCGTGGATAGATATTTTGGATGAATTATTGGATGAATTATTGGATGAATTATCGAAAGTCACCGCGCCTTCAACAGGGGCAACTTCTGTTTGTTCATCGGCTTTGATGAGAGAGACAGTCGGGTTATCTGGCTCCTTTTCTAAATCCAGCAATTGCATCAAGTTGAATTTTTCATGCAGGATTTTGTGGATGATTTCATCACAAGTTTTCCAAAGCCAATCTTTCTCCTTTTCTTCTGCTTTTTGCAGAACAAAGGCAAATAAATGGACATTGGGAGCATAAACTTTAGGACTCATTTTTTGGGAGGTTCTGGCTGTGGATTTTTTTGCCGCTCATCAATGATTTTCTGATAATCTGGGAACTGATTGATTAAAGTTCCTTCTTGGTTTGCCGGATTCCGCTTTTTGATAGTGATTTCTCTGGCAGCAAATCGGACAGCATCTGCGACATCTGGATGTTCTCTACACCAAGCGGTAATTGCATCAGCGGCTGTTGAGAGTGGTTGATTTTCTAATTCTGCCAGGGTTTGCTTGATTGTCAACAAATCTTCGCGGCTTTTTTCATCAAAGACAAATTCTTGTTGTTCTACGACTTGCAAAAAAGCTTCAATGATGAAATCTGGTTGATTAGCTTCCATAGGTGATATCTCCAATATTGTTGTGAGAGAATGCGTTAGAATCCTTGCCCGCCCAGAGTTCAAACTCTGGG
This portion of the Brasilonema sennae CENA114 genome encodes:
- a CDS encoding YcjF family protein, producing the protein MTEQRDPDLPSTDSQQSSEPTDLTTKPVDGSLTNQISGVWNQTTARLMKRLPVDKISQTVVGWFSVSEAQVAEILETIRAELPTTEALFIGKPQAGKSSIVRGLTGVSAEIVGQGFRPHTQHTERYAYPSADLPLLIFTDTVGLGDVNQDTEVIVQELVGDLQQESRRAKILILTVKINDFATDTLRQITQQLRHKYPDIPCLLAVTCLHEVYPPGTDDHPAYPPDFEEVNRAFTAMQQAFGKLCDRAVLIDFTLEEDGYTPVFYGLEALRDTLADLLPEAEARTIHQLLDEGTGKQLGNLYRDVARRYVLVFAIISATISAVPLPFATMPALTALQVSMVGLLGKLYGQTLTPSQAGGVVSAIASGFLARAIARELIKFVPGFGSVIAASWAAAYTWSLGEAACVYFGDLMGGKKPDPKKIQSVMQDSFQVAKERFKGIKR